One window from the genome of Deltaproteobacteria bacterium encodes:
- a CDS encoding response regulator, whose translation AAAHSVVPVPALRCSPLPFDHPPLVEMAGEVSRTRRQRACMLTGRTQPNSPRVPIIAMTAHAMASDRERCLAAGMDGYLTKPIRPDVLFAQLDEVVSVRPPGAADREQMQMGVRQICG comes from the coding sequence CGCCGCAGCTCACTCAGTCGTGCCAGTCCCTGCGTTGCGCTGTTCTCCCTTGCCATTCGACCATCCTCCTCTCGTCGAGATGGCCGGGGAGGTTAGTCGAACGCGACGTCAGCGCGCATGCATGCTCACCGGAAGGACACAGCCGAACTCGCCCCGTGTTCCCATCATCGCCATGACCGCGCACGCCATGGCCAGCGACCGCGAGCGCTGCCTGGCAGCAGGGATGGACGGTTACCTCACCAAGCCCATCCGGCCTGACGTGCTGTTTGCGCAGCTGGATGAAGTAGTGAGTGTCCGCCCCCCGGGGGCTGCCGACCGGGAACAAATGCAAATGGGTGTGCGACAAATCTGTGGGTAA